One genomic segment of Pseudomonas sp. RU47 includes these proteins:
- a CDS encoding glutamate/aspartate ABC transporter substrate-binding protein — translation MRIVPHILGAAIAAALISTPVFAAELTGTLKKINDSGTITLAHRDSSIPFSYIADASGKPVGYSHDIQVAIVEALKKDLNKPDLQVKYNLVTSQTRIPLIQNGTADIECGSTTNNAERAQQVDFTVNIFEIGTRLLVKKDKDGKPSYADFADLKGKNVVTTAGTTSERIIKAMNADKQMGMNIISAKDHGESFNMLESGRAVAFMMDDALLAGEEAKAKKPTDWIITGTPQSFEAYACMVRKDDPAFKKAVDAAIVGLYKSGEINKIYSKWFESPIPPKGLNLNFPMSDKVKDLIANPSDKPAPDVKI, via the coding sequence ATGCGCATCGTTCCCCATATCCTGGGCGCAGCCATTGCGGCCGCTCTGATCAGCACGCCAGTTTTCGCCGCCGAACTCACCGGCACCCTGAAGAAAATCAACGATTCGGGCACCATCACGCTCGCTCACCGCGACAGCTCTATTCCGTTTTCCTACATTGCAGACGCTTCCGGCAAACCAGTGGGCTACTCCCACGACATTCAGGTGGCTATCGTTGAAGCCCTGAAAAAAGACCTGAACAAGCCCGATCTGCAGGTCAAGTACAACCTGGTCACCTCGCAAACCCGTATCCCGCTGATCCAGAACGGCACCGCGGATATCGAGTGCGGCTCGACCACCAACAACGCCGAACGCGCCCAGCAAGTCGACTTCACCGTCAACATCTTCGAAATCGGCACCCGTCTGCTGGTCAAGAAAGACAAGGATGGCAAGCCGTCCTACGCTGACTTTGCCGACCTGAAAGGCAAAAACGTCGTGACCACCGCCGGCACCACGTCCGAGCGCATCATCAAAGCGATGAACGCCGACAAGCAGATGGGCATGAACATCATCTCCGCCAAAGACCACGGCGAATCCTTCAACATGCTGGAAAGCGGCCGCGCCGTAGCCTTCATGATGGACGACGCCCTGCTGGCCGGCGAAGAAGCCAAGGCCAAGAAACCGACTGACTGGATCATCACCGGTACGCCACAGTCCTTCGAAGCCTACGCGTGCATGGTGCGCAAAGACGACCCGGCCTTCAAGAAGGCTGTCGATGCCGCCATCGTTGGCCTGTACAAGTCGGGCGAGATCAACAAGATCTACAGCAAGTGGTTCGAGAGCCCGATTCCTCCAAAAGGCCTGAACCTGAACTTCCCGATGAGCGACAAGGTAAAAGATCTGATCGCCAACCCGAGCGACAAGCCGGCGCCTGACGTAAAAATCTGA
- a CDS encoding amino acid ABC transporter permease, whose product MNYNWDWGVFFKSTGVGSETYLDWYISGLGWTIAIAIVAWIIALLLGSILGVMRTVPNRIVSGIATCYVELFRNVPLLVQLFIWYFLVPDLLPQNLQDWYKQDLNPTTSAYLSVVVCLGLFTAARVCEQVRTGIQALPRGQESAARAMGFKLPQIYWNVLLPQAYRIIIPPLTSEFLNVFKNSSVASLIGLMELLAQTKQTAEFSANLFEAFTLATLIYFTLNMSLMLLMRMVEKKVAVPGLISVGGK is encoded by the coding sequence ATGAATTACAACTGGGACTGGGGCGTGTTCTTCAAGTCCACCGGCGTTGGCAGCGAGACTTATCTCGACTGGTACATCTCCGGTTTGGGCTGGACCATTGCCATCGCCATCGTGGCGTGGATCATCGCCTTGCTGCTGGGCTCCATACTGGGGGTCATGCGCACGGTGCCGAACCGCATCGTATCGGGCATCGCCACCTGCTACGTCGAGCTGTTCCGTAACGTACCGCTGCTGGTTCAGCTGTTCATCTGGTACTTCCTGGTACCCGACCTGCTGCCGCAAAACCTGCAGGACTGGTACAAACAGGACCTCAACCCGACGACCTCGGCTTACCTGAGCGTTGTCGTGTGCCTGGGCCTGTTCACCGCTGCCCGCGTCTGCGAACAAGTGCGTACCGGCATCCAGGCGCTGCCACGCGGCCAGGAATCCGCCGCCCGCGCCATGGGTTTCAAGCTGCCGCAGATCTACTGGAACGTGCTGCTGCCCCAGGCCTACCGCATCATCATTCCACCGCTCACCTCGGAATTCCTCAACGTCTTCAAGAACTCCTCCGTGGCGTCCTTGATCGGTTTGATGGAATTGCTGGCGCAAACCAAACAGACCGCCGAATTCTCGGCCAACCTGTTTGAAGCCTTCACCCTGGCCACGCTGATCTACTTCACCCTGAACATGAGCCTGATGTTGCTGATGCGCATGGTCGAGAAGAAAGTCGCGGTGCCCGGCCTGATCTCCGTGGGGGGTAAATAA
- a CDS encoding amino acid ABC transporter permease, which produces MDFDFSGIIPAIPGLWNGMVMTLQLMVMGVVGGIVLGTILALMRLSSSKLLSRVAGAYVNYFRSIPLLLVITWFYLAVPFVLRWITGEDTPIGAFTSCVVAFMMFEAAYFCEIVRAGVQSIPKGQMAAAQAMGMTYGQTMRLIILPQAFRKMTPLLLQQSIILFQDTSLVYTVGLVDFLNSARSSGDIIGRSNEFLIFAGVVYFIISFSASLLVKRLQKRFAV; this is translated from the coding sequence ATGGACTTCGATTTCAGTGGCATCATCCCCGCTATCCCGGGCCTGTGGAACGGCATGGTCATGACCTTGCAGTTGATGGTCATGGGCGTGGTCGGCGGCATCGTGCTGGGGACGATCCTCGCGCTGATGCGCCTGTCGTCGAGCAAACTGCTGTCGCGCGTGGCCGGCGCTTATGTGAACTACTTCCGTTCGATTCCGCTGCTGTTGGTGATCACCTGGTTCTACCTGGCGGTGCCGTTCGTGCTGCGCTGGATCACCGGCGAAGACACCCCGATTGGCGCTTTCACCTCCTGCGTCGTGGCCTTCATGATGTTCGAAGCCGCGTACTTCTGCGAAATCGTCCGGGCCGGTGTGCAGTCGATCCCCAAAGGCCAGATGGCCGCCGCGCAAGCGATGGGCATGACCTATGGCCAGACCATGCGTCTGATCATCCTGCCCCAGGCGTTCCGCAAGATGACCCCGTTGCTGCTGCAACAGTCGATCATCCTGTTCCAGGACACCTCGCTGGTTTACACGGTGGGCCTGGTGGACTTCCTTAACTCCGCCCGTTCCAGCGGCGACATCATCGGTCGTTCCAACGAGTTCCTGATCTTCGCCGGTGTCGTCTACTTCATCATCAGCTTTTCCGCCTCGCTGCTGGTCAAGCGTCTGCAAAAAAGGTTTGCCGTATGA
- a CDS encoding amino acid ABC transporter ATP-binding protein, whose amino-acid sequence MISIKNINKWYGDFQVLTDCSTEVKKGEVIVVCGPSGSGKSTLIKCVNALEPFQKGDIVVDGTSIADSKTNLPKLRSRVGMVFQHFELFPHLTITENLTIAQIKVLGRSKEEATKKGLQLLERVGLSAHAHKHPGQLSGGQQQRVAIARALAMDPIVMLFDEPTSALDPEMVNEVLDVMVQLAHEGMTMMCVTHEMGFARKVADRVIFMDAGKIIEDCPKEEFFGDISARSERAQHFLEKILQH is encoded by the coding sequence ATGATCTCTATCAAGAACATCAACAAGTGGTATGGCGACTTCCAGGTGCTGACTGATTGCAGCACCGAGGTCAAAAAAGGCGAAGTGATCGTGGTCTGCGGCCCGTCGGGTTCCGGCAAATCGACCCTGATCAAGTGCGTCAACGCGCTGGAGCCGTTCCAGAAAGGCGACATCGTCGTCGACGGCACCTCGATTGCCGACTCGAAGACCAACCTGCCGAAACTGCGTTCGCGCGTGGGCATGGTGTTCCAGCATTTCGAACTGTTCCCGCACCTGACCATCACCGAAAACCTGACCATCGCGCAGATCAAGGTGTTGGGCCGCAGCAAGGAAGAGGCGACCAAGAAAGGTCTGCAGCTGCTCGAACGCGTCGGCCTGTCGGCGCACGCCCACAAGCACCCGGGGCAACTGTCCGGTGGTCAGCAACAGCGTGTGGCGATTGCCCGTGCGCTGGCAATGGACCCGATCGTCATGCTGTTCGACGAACCGACCTCGGCGCTCGACCCGGAGATGGTCAACGAAGTGCTCGACGTGATGGTGCAACTGGCCCACGAAGGCATGACCATGATGTGCGTAACCCACGAAATGGGCTTCGCCCGTAAAGTGGCGGATCGAGTGATTTTCATGGACGCCGGCAAGATCATCGAAGACTGCCCGAAAGAGGAATTCTTCGGTGACATCAGCGCCCGCTCCGAACGCGCGCAGCACTTCCTCGAGAAAATCCTGCAGCACTAA
- a CDS encoding sensor histidine kinase — MKCDPNLYRAAPPSLAVKPRLIRHLFLPPLIIALMIGLGFIGFWTSEHFGIRSLGENGQRQLELHARAVESEISKYTYLPSLLELETSVSQLLADPSPQYRETVNAYLEGLNRRSRSRAIYVMDTTGRVMATSNWRDVDSYLGEDLSFRAYFQKAVRGEPGRFYGIGSTNGEPGYYLAHGLEEHGKIIGVAVVKVRLEAMEERWQRARLEAFVSDENGIIILSSDPARRLKAVIPLSEATKEKLARSLQYYWFPLNELQPLARETLSEGVEKLTFPANSEVQSGEDDISYLAQTRPLTDTPWNFTLLTPLQDLRREAINQGILVAVAFALVAFLLIAWNERRKVIATRLAAREALQEANNQLERRITERTTDLRASNERLKSQIRERRQAEETLRRAQDELVQAGKLAAIGQMSTSIAHELNQPLAAMRTLSGNTVRFLERGQLDIASTNLKTINELIDRMGRITASLRSFARRGDNQGQASLGKAVEAALQLLGARLESSALHIHRQFIDVQVQIDQTRLEQILVNLIGNALDAMQAQPQPELWLEGEEFNAKYRLRVRDNGHGIDAEARKHLFEPFFTTKPGEQGLGLGLTLSASLAAATGGHLGVEHPASGGTTFVLSLPLVSPTPAEPI; from the coding sequence ATGAAATGCGACCCCAATCTCTATCGCGCCGCGCCGCCATCACTTGCCGTGAAGCCCCGTCTGATTCGTCATTTGTTCCTGCCGCCACTGATCATCGCCCTGATGATCGGGTTGGGTTTTATCGGCTTCTGGACCAGTGAGCATTTCGGCATTCGCAGCCTCGGCGAGAACGGTCAGCGCCAGCTCGAACTACACGCCCGCGCGGTCGAAAGCGAGATCAGCAAATACACCTACCTGCCCAGCCTGCTGGAACTCGAAACGAGTGTTTCGCAGCTGCTGGCCGACCCGAGCCCGCAATACCGGGAAACGGTCAACGCTTACCTCGAAGGCCTGAACCGACGCAGTCGCAGTCGGGCCATCTACGTCATGGACACTACCGGCCGCGTCATGGCCACCAGCAACTGGCGCGATGTCGACAGTTACCTCGGTGAAGACCTGTCCTTCCGCGCTTACTTCCAGAAAGCCGTACGTGGCGAACCCGGGCGTTTCTACGGGATCGGCAGCACCAACGGCGAACCCGGTTACTACCTGGCTCATGGCCTCGAAGAGCACGGCAAGATCATTGGCGTCGCCGTGGTCAAAGTGCGCCTGGAAGCCATGGAAGAACGCTGGCAGCGCGCGCGTCTGGAAGCGTTCGTCAGCGATGAAAACGGCATCATCATTCTGTCCAGCGATCCGGCCCGGCGCCTGAAAGCAGTGATTCCCCTGAGTGAAGCCACCAAGGAAAAACTCGCCCGCAGCCTGCAGTACTACTGGTTTCCGCTCAACGAGCTGCAACCTCTGGCTCGCGAAACCTTGTCCGAGGGCGTAGAAAAACTCACCTTCCCGGCCAACAGCGAAGTGCAGTCCGGCGAGGATGACATCAGCTATCTCGCGCAGACCCGGCCACTGACCGACACGCCGTGGAATTTCACCCTGCTCACGCCGTTGCAGGACCTGCGCCGCGAAGCGATCAACCAAGGCATTCTCGTCGCGGTCGCCTTTGCGCTGGTGGCCTTCCTGTTGATTGCCTGGAACGAACGACGCAAGGTCATTGCTACTCGCCTCGCTGCCCGTGAAGCCTTGCAGGAAGCCAATAATCAACTGGAGCGTCGGATTACCGAACGCACCACCGACTTGCGCGCCAGCAACGAACGTTTGAAGAGCCAGATCCGCGAACGTCGTCAGGCCGAAGAAACGTTGCGCCGCGCTCAGGATGAACTGGTGCAGGCCGGCAAACTCGCGGCCATCGGCCAGATGTCGACCAGTATCGCCCACGAATTGAACCAGCCGCTGGCCGCGATGCGCACGCTGTCGGGCAACACCGTACGCTTTCTCGAACGCGGTCAGCTGGATATTGCCAGCACTAACCTGAAGACCATCAACGAGCTGATCGACCGCATGGGCCGGATCACCGCCAGCCTGCGTTCATTCGCCCGACGCGGTGACAATCAAGGCCAGGCGAGCCTTGGCAAAGCCGTGGAAGCGGCGCTGCAATTGCTCGGTGCGCGCCTGGAAAGTTCGGCGCTGCACATCCACCGGCAGTTTATCGACGTGCAAGTGCAGATCGACCAGACCCGCCTCGAACAGATTCTGGTCAACCTGATCGGCAACGCCCTCGACGCCATGCAGGCACAGCCCCAGCCCGAACTGTGGCTGGAGGGTGAAGAGTTCAACGCCAAGTATCGCCTGCGCGTACGCGACAACGGTCACGGCATTGACGCCGAGGCGCGCAAGCATCTGTTCGAGCCGTTCTTCACCACCAAGCCCGGCGAACAAGGCCTGGGCCTTGGCTTGACGCTTTCCGCCAGCCTCGCGGCCGCCACCGGCGGGCATCTGGGTGTTGAACACCCGGCGAGCGGTGGCACCACCTTCGTCCTCAGTTTACCGTTGGTAAGCCCTACTCCTGCCGAGCCAATATGA
- a CDS encoding sigma-54-dependent transcriptional regulator, with amino-acid sequence MNHDLSVLIVEDDPHVLLGCQQALTLEDIPCVGVGSAEEALERVGDNFAGIVISDIRLPGIDGLELLTRLKQRDRSLPVVLITGHGDISMAVGAMQKGAYDFMEKPFSPERLVDVARRALEQRSLAREVSSLRRQLAERDSLEGRIIGRSPAMQNLRELIANVADTSANVLIEGETGTGKELVARCLHDFSRRHSKQFVALNCGGLPENLFESEIFGHEANAFTGAGKRRIGKIEHADGGTLFLDEVESMPLPLQIKLLRVLQERTLERLGSNQSVAVDCRVIAATKSDLDESSKAGEFRSDLYYRLNVVTLELPPLRERREDILQLFEHFTQQSALRFDRALPELDNQTLSNLMSHDWPGNVRELRNVAERFALGLPAFKKSGTSAGGQGLAFAEAVEAFERNLLSDALQRSGGNLTQASLELGMAKTTLFDKVKKYGLSH; translated from the coding sequence ATGAACCACGACCTTAGTGTGCTGATCGTCGAAGACGACCCCCATGTGCTGCTCGGCTGCCAGCAGGCGCTGACCCTGGAAGACATTCCCTGCGTCGGTGTTGGCAGTGCCGAGGAAGCGCTGGAACGTGTTGGCGACAACTTTGCCGGTATCGTCATCAGCGATATCCGCCTGCCAGGCATCGACGGCCTGGAACTGTTGACCCGCCTCAAGCAACGCGATCGTAGCCTGCCGGTGGTGTTGATCACCGGCCATGGCGACATTTCCATGGCCGTCGGCGCGATGCAGAAAGGCGCCTACGACTTCATGGAAAAACCGTTCTCGCCGGAGCGTCTGGTCGATGTCGCGCGACGGGCGCTGGAGCAACGCAGCCTCGCCCGCGAAGTGTCGTCGCTGCGCCGGCAACTGGCCGAACGTGATTCCCTTGAAGGACGCATCATCGGCCGCTCGCCAGCGATGCAGAACCTGCGCGAATTGATCGCCAACGTCGCCGACACCTCGGCCAACGTCTTGATCGAAGGTGAAACCGGCACCGGTAAAGAACTGGTCGCGCGCTGCCTGCACGACTTCAGCCGCCGGCACAGCAAGCAGTTCGTCGCGTTGAACTGCGGCGGCCTGCCGGAGAACCTCTTCGAAAGCGAAATTTTCGGCCACGAGGCCAACGCCTTTACCGGCGCGGGCAAACGCCGGATCGGCAAGATCGAACACGCCGACGGCGGCACGCTGTTCCTCGATGAAGTGGAAAGCATGCCGCTGCCATTACAGATCAAACTGCTGCGCGTGTTGCAGGAACGCACCCTCGAACGCCTCGGCTCAAACCAGAGCGTGGCGGTGGATTGCCGGGTGATCGCGGCGACCAAGTCCGACCTCGACGAATCGAGCAAGGCCGGCGAGTTCCGCAGCGACTTGTACTACCGCCTCAACGTGGTAACGCTGGAGCTGCCACCACTGCGCGAACGCCGCGAAGACATTCTGCAACTGTTCGAACACTTCACCCAGCAATCAGCACTGCGCTTCGACCGCGCACTGCCGGAGCTGGACAACCAGACCCTGTCGAACCTGATGAGCCACGACTGGCCGGGCAACGTGCGTGAATTGCGCAACGTCGCCGAACGTTTTGCCCTCGGTTTGCCGGCGTTCAAGAAGTCCGGCACCAGCGCTGGCGGCCAAGGCCTGGCGTTTGCCGAAGCGGTGGAAGCCTTCGAGCGCAACCTGCTCAGCGACGCCCTGCAACGCAGCGGCGGCAACCTGACCCAAGCCAGCCTTGAACTGGGCATGGCCAAGACCACGTTGTTCGACAAAGTGAAAAAGTACGGGTTGAGCCACTGA
- a CDS encoding GlpM family protein, producing the protein MDLFFKALLGAAVVLIIAALSKTRNYYIAGLVPLFPTFALIAHYIVGKGRSIEDLKTTIVFGMWSIIPYFVYLATLYVMVDRLRLEASLAVAAVAWLMAATVLVTVWVRLHS; encoded by the coding sequence ATGGATCTGTTTTTCAAAGCCCTGTTGGGCGCCGCGGTAGTACTGATCATCGCGGCGCTGTCGAAAACCAGAAACTACTACATCGCCGGATTGGTGCCGCTGTTCCCGACGTTCGCGCTGATTGCGCATTACATCGTTGGCAAGGGGCGTTCGATTGAGGATTTGAAGACCACGATCGTGTTCGGGATGTGGTCGATCATTCCGTATTTTGTGTATCTGGCGACGCTGTATGTGATGGTCGATCGGCTGCGGCTGGAGGCTTCGCTGGCGGTGGCAGCGGTGGCGTGGTTGATGGCGGCCACTGTTTTGGTGACGGTTTGGGTGCGCTTGCACAGCTGA
- a CDS encoding DsbA family oxidoreductase, with translation MSSALKIDFVSDVSCPWCVVGLYGLLQALEILRNEVQAEIRFQPFELNPKMAANGQNIAEHIQEKYGSTPEQSQKNREAIRARGAELGFAFRTDGNSRIYNTFDAHRLLHWAGLEGVQLALKEALFKAYFSEGGNPSDHRQLVQIAESVGLDRQRAEAILASDEFADEVREEEQLWLQRGVSSVPTVVFNGQYAVTGGQPVETFVGAIRQIMAESKGGTVS, from the coding sequence ATGAGTTCTGCCTTGAAAATCGATTTTGTCAGCGATGTCTCCTGCCCGTGGTGCGTCGTCGGTTTGTATGGCCTGTTACAGGCACTGGAAATCCTGCGCAACGAAGTGCAGGCCGAGATCCGGTTTCAGCCTTTTGAACTGAATCCGAAAATGGCCGCCAATGGGCAGAACATTGCCGAGCACATTCAAGAGAAATACGGCTCGACCCCGGAGCAGTCGCAGAAGAACCGCGAAGCGATCCGCGCCCGTGGCGCCGAGCTGGGGTTTGCCTTTCGCACTGATGGCAACAGCCGCATCTACAACACCTTCGATGCGCATCGCCTGTTGCACTGGGCCGGGCTCGAAGGTGTGCAGTTGGCTTTGAAAGAGGCACTGTTCAAGGCTTATTTCAGTGAGGGCGGTAATCCATCGGATCATCGGCAACTGGTGCAGATCGCTGAAAGTGTCGGGCTGGATCGCCAGCGTGCCGAGGCGATTCTGGCGTCGGACGAGTTTGCCGATGAGGTGCGTGAAGAAGAACAGCTGTGGCTGCAGCGCGGGGTGAGTTCGGTGCCGACCGTGGTGTTCAACGGGCAGTATGCGGTGACGGGTGGGCAACCGGTGGAGACGTTTGTCGGGGCGATTCGGCAGATTATGGCTGAGTCCAAGGGCGGGACGGTCAGCTGA
- a CDS encoding alpha/beta fold hydrolase — translation MAKGFLSIAALLAAIFFGSSTWAAARCDVNVPTEHVDLQQVSIAYQSIGRASDPALLLVMGLGGQLIHWPDEVVVALCQQGFRVIRYDNRDVGLSTWRQAPVEANLTFEVLRYKLGLPVSAPYSLTDMADDALGLMAALHVEQFHVLGASMGGMIAQHMAAMAPQRVESLTLIMTTSGAEGLPAPSAALVQLLSRRGAPNRQVALEQQADLLAALGSPAVTDDRQALLQQAALSYDRAFNPEGVKRQIMAILAEPSRVALLNQLRVPTLVVHGTADPLLPVMHGVHLAAHIRGSQLKLIPGLAHRFQEAFKEPLLAAVLPYLQAHREDTSHWAQIEPVVGGNLL, via the coding sequence ATGGCTAAGGGTTTTTTATCGATCGCGGCTTTGTTGGCCGCGATTTTTTTCGGATCGTCGACGTGGGCGGCAGCGCGTTGCGACGTCAATGTGCCGACCGAGCACGTCGATCTGCAGCAGGTGAGCATTGCTTACCAGAGCATCGGGCGCGCGTCGGATCCGGCGTTGTTGCTGGTCATGGGCCTGGGTGGGCAGTTGATCCACTGGCCTGACGAAGTGGTGGTTGCGCTGTGTCAGCAGGGCTTTCGGGTGATCCGCTATGACAACCGCGATGTCGGCCTGTCGACCTGGCGTCAGGCCCCGGTTGAGGCCAACCTGACCTTTGAAGTCTTGCGCTACAAGCTCGGCCTGCCAGTGTCGGCGCCGTACAGCCTGACGGATATGGCTGACGACGCGCTGGGTCTGATGGCCGCGTTGCACGTTGAGCAGTTTCATGTGCTGGGCGCGAGCATGGGCGGGATGATTGCCCAGCACATGGCGGCAATGGCGCCACAGCGGGTCGAGAGCCTGACGTTGATCATGACCACTTCTGGCGCCGAAGGTCTGCCGGCACCGAGTGCCGCGCTGGTGCAGTTACTGTCGCGACGCGGTGCGCCAAACCGTCAGGTGGCGCTCGAACAACAGGCTGATCTGCTGGCAGCACTGGGCAGCCCGGCGGTCACCGATGACCGGCAGGCCTTGCTGCAACAGGCCGCGCTGTCGTATGACCGCGCGTTCAACCCCGAAGGCGTGAAACGGCAGATCATGGCGATCCTCGCCGAACCGAGCCGGGTGGCATTGCTCAACCAGTTGCGGGTGCCGACGCTGGTGGTGCATGGCACGGCGGATCCGTTGCTGCCGGTGATGCACGGCGTGCATCTGGCAGCGCACATTCGTGGCAGCCAGTTGAAGCTGATTCCGGGGTTGGCCCATCGTTTTCAGGAGGCGTTCAAGGAGCCATTGCTGGCGGCGGTGTTGCCGTATCTGCAGGCGCATCGTGAAGACACCTCGCATTGGGCGCAGATTGAACCGGTGGTGGGCGGGAATCTGCTGTAA